Proteins from a genomic interval of Acomys russatus chromosome 19, mAcoRus1.1, whole genome shotgun sequence:
- the Ccdc8 gene encoding coiled-coil domain-containing protein 8: MLQIGEDVDYLLIPREVRLAGGVWRVISKPATKEAEFRERLSQFLQEEGRTLEDVARIIEKSTPHPPQPRKKVNEPRVRRVPQMVTPPLRLVVGTYDSSNASDSELSDFETSKAKGNRGSQRTRRVRKMPVSYLGSKFLGSDVESEDDQELVEAYLRRGEKKPSAPPQRRRVKLPVPMFENNPGPQPSKAGRWREYVSQVSWGKLKRRVKSWAPRSGSDVGEAQQAALAAERVGELRHSHTSPEDDSFRNSADRSEQMLGTRCWKPKIKWASLRRCRKEQAPPLAQGTGMLAGRPPGAAEDQGAEVPAEHGAEAAANQRAEAAANQRAEAAANQRAEAAANQRAEAAANPRAEAVASPRAEIAASPRAEAAANPRAEAAASPRAEAAASPRAEAAASPRAEAAASPRAEAAASPRAEAVASPRAEAAASQRAEAAASQRAEAAAHLRAEIAASLRAEAAADPREEATAEPRAEAAASPRAEAVASPRAEAAASPRTEAAADPREEATASPRAEAAASPRAEAAASQRAEIAAHLRAEIAASLRAEATAEPREEATASPRAEAVATQRAEATANQRAEALPDQRAEAIDSQRAEGPANQGNGAAENQRVEAPADHRAGILHDQREEAGPQAMPEASDGSGSSARVRKQVKTVRFQTPGRFLWFRKRRRALWHAPRLPALPKRVPKAGEARSLRVLRAEARAEVEHGEQEEQL; the protein is encoded by the coding sequence ATGCTGCAGATCGGGGAGGATGTTGACTATCTGCTCATCCCCCGGGAGGTCCGGCTGGCTGGGGGCGTGTGGAGAGTCATCTCCAAACCTGCCACCAAGGAAGCTGAGTTTCGGGAGCGGCTGAGCCAGTTCCTGCAGGAGGAGGGCCGCACCCTGGAAGACGTGGCCCGCATCATCGAAAAGAGCACTCCGCACCCACCCCAACCCCGCAAAAAAGTCAACGAACCCCGAGTGAGGAGAGTCCCGCAGATGGTCACTCCTCCACTTCGGCTGGTCGTAGGCACCTATGACAGCAGCAATGCCAGCGACAGCGAGTTGAGTGACTTCGAGACCTCCAAAGCCAAAGGCAACCGGGGCTCCCAGAGGACCAGGAGGGTACGCAAAATGCCCGTCAGTTACTTGGGCAGCAAATTCCTGGGCAGCGACGTGGAGAGCGAGGATGATCAGGAGCTCGTGGAGGCCTACCTCCGCCGTGGGGAGAAGAAGCCCAGCGCGCCCCCTCAACGTCGCCGGGTCAAACTTCCAGTGCCCATGTTTGAGAACAACCCGGGGCCCCAGCCATCCAAGGCGGGCAGATGGAGGGAGTACGTCAGCCAGGTGTCCTGGGGGAAGCTGAAACGGAGGGTGAAGAGCTGGGCGCCCAGATCAGGCTCCGACGTGGGTGAGGCCCAACAAGCCGCCTTAGCAGCTGAGAGGGTTGGAGAACTGAGACACAGCCACACCAGCCCGGAAGATGACAGCTTCAGAAACTCGGCAGATCGGAGTGAGCAAATGTTGGGTACCAGATGCTGGAAGCCCAAGATCAAGTGGGCCTCCTTGAGACGGTGCAGAAAGGAGCAAGCGCCACCCCTAGCTCAGGGGACAGGCATGCTAGCTGGGAGGCCCCCAGGGGCTGCAGAGGACCAGGGGGCAGAGGTTCCAGCCGAACATGGGGCAGAGGCTGCTGCTAaccagagggcagaggctgcCGCTAaccagagggcagaggctgcCGCTAaccagagggcagaggctgcCGCTAaccagagggcagaggctgcGGCTAATCCGAGGGCAGAGGCTGTGGCTAGTCCGAGGGCAGAGATTGCGGCTAGTCCGAGGGCAGAAGCTGCGGCTAATCCGAGGGCAGAGGCTGCGGCTAGTCCGAGGGCAGAAGCTGCGGCTAGTCCGAGGGCAGAGGCTGCGGCTAGTCCGAGGGCAGAGGCTGCGGCTAGTCCGAGGGCAGAGGCTGCGGCTAGTCCGAGGGCAGAGGCTGTGGCTAGTCCGAGGGCAGAGGCTGCAGCTagtcagagggcagaggctgcagctagtcagagggcagaggctgcaGCTCATCTGAGGGCAGAGATTGCAGCTAGTCTGAGGGCAGAGGCTGCAGCTGACCCAAGGGAAGAGGCTACAGCTGAACCAAGGGCAGAGGCTGCAGCTAGTCCGAGGGCAGAGGCTGTGGCTAGTCCGAGGGCAGAGGCTGCAGCTAGTCCGAGAACAGAAGCTGCAGCTGATCCAAGGGAAGAGGCTACAGCTAGTCCGAGGGCAGAGGCTGCAGCTAGTCCAAGGGCAGAGGCTGCAGCTAGTCAGAGGGCAGAGATTGCAGCTCATCTGAGGGCAGAGATTGCAGCTAGTCTGAGGGCAGAGGCTACAGCTGAACCAAGGGAAGAGGCTACAGCTAGTCCAAGGGCAGAAGCTGTTGCTACCCAGAGGGCAGAGGCTACAGCTAACCAGAGGGCAGAAGCCCTACCTGACCAGAGGGCAGAAGCCATAGATAGTCAGAGGGCAGAAGGCCCAGCTAACCAAGGGAATGGAGCTGCAGAAAATCAGAGGGTGGAGGCCCCAGCTGACCACAGGGCAGGCATCCTCCATGaccagagggaggaggctggaccTCAGGCTATGCCAGAAGCCTCGGATGGTTCTGGATCCTCAGCTAGGGTCCGGAAACAGGTAAAAACAGTGAGGTTCCAGACCCCAGGACGCTTCCTGTGGTTTCGAAAGCGCAGGAGAGCCCTCTGGCACGCTCCCCGCTTGCCAGCCCTGCCCAAGAGAGTCCCCAAGGCAGGTGAGGCTAGGAGCCTCAGGGTGCTGAGGGCTGAAGCTAGAGCAGAGGTGGAGCATGGAGAGCAAGAAGAGCAGCTGTGA